In Nicotiana tabacum cultivar K326 chromosome 19, ASM71507v2, whole genome shotgun sequence, one DNA window encodes the following:
- the LOC107808154 gene encoding divinyl ether synthase CYP74D3-like, which produces MSSFLVSSNNLPEREIPGDYGFPIISAIKDRYDYFYKQGEDVWFHSKAEKYKSTVVKINMAPGPFTSNDYKLVAFLDANSFVYMFDNSLIDKTDTLGGTFKPGKEYYGGYRPVAFVDTSDPNHTALKNYILTSFAKRHNLFIPLFRNSVSDHLFQNLEKQVSDQGKSDFNALLPNMTFGFIFRLLCDQTNPSDTVLGAQGPEHLRKWLFPQLIPSLSARKLPSFIEDLLFHNFLIPFGLVKNDYNKLVDAFSKNAGSMLDEAEKLGIKREEAVHNILFLVGINMFAGLNAFFPHLIRFVGEAGPTLHARLANEIRTIIKEEGGAVTLSAINKMSLVKSIVYETLRLRPPVPLQYGKAKKDFMVESHDASYMIKKGQFVVGYQPMASRDPKIFDKPDEFVPDRFMGEGEKMLKHVLWSNGRVTENPAPDNKQCAGKDLVHLLGRLMLVEFFLRYDTFTVEITPLFRAPNVAIKTLTKAT; this is translated from the exons atgtcTTCCTTTTTAGTATCATCAAATAATCTTCCAGAACGTGAAATCCCAGGTGACTATGGTTTCCCTATTATCAGTGCCATTAAAGATCGATACGATTACTTTTACAAACAAGGTGAAGATGTTTGGTTTCATAGCAAAGCTGAAAAATACAAATCCACTGTTGTCAAAATCAACATGGCACCAGGCCCTTTCACCTCTAATGACTACAAATTGGTGGCATTTTTAGATGCCAACAGCTTTGTTTATATGTTTGATAATTCTCTCATAGACAAAACTGACACTCTAGGCGGCACATTCAAGCCTGGTAAAGAGTACTACGGTGGTTATCGTCCTGTTGCTTTTGTCGATACTTCTGACCCTAACCACACTGCTCTGAAAAACTACATTCTTACTTCATTCGCTAAGCGACATAACTTATTCATTCCCCTTTTCAGAAACTCAGTGTCTGATCACCTCTTTCAAAATCTTGAAAAACAGGTTTCTGATCAGGGGAAGTCAGATTTCAATGCACTTCTCCCGAATATGACGTTTGGTTTCATTTTTCGCTTGCTTTGTGACCAGACTAATCCATCTGATACAGTTCTTGGCGCTCAAGGACCAGAACATCTTCGCAAATGGCTTTTTCCTCAGCTCATTCCATCATTGAGCGCGAGAAAACTTCCTAGCTTTATAGAAGATTTGCTCTTCCATAATTTcctgataccatttggtctcgTGAAAAATGATTACAATAAGCTTGTTGATGCATTTAGCAAGAATGCAGGGTCCATGTTAGATGAAGCTGAGAAACTTGGGATCAAAAGAGAGGAAGCTGTACATAACATACTTTTTCTCGTAGGAATCAACATGTTTGCCGGCTTAAATGCATTCTTCCCTCATCTCATCAG GTTTGTGGGCGAAGCAGGGCCTACTCTACACGCTCGACTTGCCAATGAAATCAGGACAATTATTAAGGAAGAAGGAGGGGCAGTCACATTATCAGCAATCAACAAGATGAGTTTGGTCAAGTCCATAGTTTATGAAACGTTGAGGCTACGTCCGCCCGTGCCATTACAGTACGGTAAGGCCAAAAAAGATTTCATGGTCGAGAGCCATGATGCATCTTACATGATCAAGAAAGGGCAGTTCGTCGTTGGATATCAGCCCATGGCTAGTAGGGATCCCAAGATTTTCGACAAACCCGACGAGTTTGTCCCTGATAGGTTCATGGGTGAAGGAGAGAAAATGCTCAAACATGTTCTTTGGTCTAATGGAAGGGTAACAGAGAATCCTGCACCAGATAATAAGCAATGTGCAGGAAAAGACTTGGTGCATTTGTTGGGCAGGCTAATGTTGGTGGAGTTTTTCTTGAGATATGACACTTTCACTGTGGAAATCACTCCCCTCTTTCGCGCACCAAATGTTGCAATCAAGACATTAACTaaagcaacttga
- the LOC107808155 gene encoding uncharacterized protein LOC107808155 has protein sequence MEFYAEEGKNLSSDNSTLILPALSVGNAGQLAVDLLVASLRAERIGYLDDPNVVPCVGNDAYWPSPPGELALPLEVYESSPDALALVQQRSPVVKGMMVEFARNLANFAAANGKKHVIVLSGLEFGRWRNIDMSSGLQIHYLSSSNSDGTDDQCESQGWKRLPEYDPTQRMWKYLNDLAKNTAFEVEDLPYEELGDEDYDASLPYAALFSCLKAKGLKVTCLLCYCSEGDNIPDAFNLADAVSKALGLRPNSSQGNEGGSWVVPFSWKSVYGPPPDMSLF, from the exons ATGGAGTTTTATGCTGAGGAAGGAAAGAATTTGAGCTCAGATAACTCCACGTTGATTCTG CCGGCGCTATCGGTAGGAAATGCAGGGCAACTAGCGGTGGATCTTCTAGTAGCTTCTTTGAGAGCGGAGAGAATTGGATATTTGGACGATCCAAATGTAGTTCCCTGCGTTGGGAATGACGCCTATTGGCCTTCTCCGCCCGGTGAACTCGCGCTTCCTCTCGAAG TATATGAATCATCTCCTGATGCATTGGCTCTGGTACAGCAGAGGTCTCCAGTTGTTAAG GGCATGATGGTTGAATTTGCTAGGAACTTGGCGAATTTTGCTGCTGCCAATGGGAAGAAACATGTAATCGTGCTCTCAGGCTTGGAGTTTGGGCGTTGGCGAAACATTGATATGTCAAG TGGATTGCAGATACATTACCTTTCTAGTTCCAACTCAGATGGAACAGACGATCAATGTGAAAGCCAGGGCTGGAAGAGATTACCAGAGTATGATCCTACGCAGAGAATGTGGAAGTATTTAAATGATTTAGCCAAAAATACTGCCTTTGAGGTGGAGGATTTGCCTTATGAAGAGCTGGGAGATGAGGACTACGATGCCAGTTTGCCTTATGCTGCGTTGTTCTCTTGTCTTAAG GCCAAAGGTCTGAAGGTCACTTGTCTACTGTGTTATTGCTCGGAGGGAGACAACATTCCCGATGCTTTCAATTTGGCTGATGCAGTGTCAAAAGCTCTGGGGCTCCGACCTAATAGTTCTCAAG GTAATGAAGGTGGAAGCTGGGTTGTGCCGTTCTCGTGGAAGAGTGTCTATGGTCCTCCGCCAGATATGTCTCTTTTCTAG